Proteins encoded in a region of the Mycolicibacterium neoaurum genome:
- a CDS encoding acetoacetate decarboxylase family protein, translating into MFAAMLIHLETADARIPCTRVKPSASELDLCRTPRKKDPVSSIPSPHRSNADSMTASAMPAFAPLFVPGVETVSVRWISVVYRTSAAVVDAVLPRPLVAGAAPEVIIWIAEFRGARFTGAGGAVECRPDYMQGGINLRCRRGVVEGAYAVETFVEGINHGILGREMFGLPKKQVRSVTLVDTPTGAEFAFVDAHGQQLLRGSASAGRTGADRIVPAWFDTQYTAKLIPSAEGPHYDISRLVQIPFRLEAAGPLRTGGATVEWLESSSDPLYLLTQCAAPIAVWGVAQLDIDYGTYVAELAPSDIPVMGSPRW; encoded by the coding sequence GTGTTCGCCGCGATGTTGATTCATCTTGAAACGGCCGACGCACGGATCCCCTGCACAAGGGTGAAACCGTCGGCGTCTGAACTTGACCTGTGTCGAACACCGAGGAAGAAGGACCCTGTGTCGTCCATCCCGTCGCCACACCGCTCAAACGCTGATTCCATGACCGCGAGTGCGATGCCGGCCTTCGCGCCGCTTTTCGTCCCCGGCGTGGAAACTGTTTCGGTCCGCTGGATCTCGGTCGTGTACCGCACGAGCGCGGCGGTCGTCGACGCGGTGCTCCCGCGTCCGTTAGTCGCCGGAGCCGCGCCCGAGGTCATCATCTGGATCGCCGAGTTCCGCGGTGCGCGTTTCACCGGGGCTGGTGGTGCCGTGGAATGTCGCCCCGACTACATGCAGGGTGGGATCAATCTGCGCTGTCGCCGCGGAGTGGTCGAGGGTGCCTACGCCGTCGAGACGTTCGTGGAAGGAATCAACCACGGGATTCTCGGGCGTGAGATGTTCGGCCTTCCCAAGAAGCAGGTCCGCAGCGTCACCCTCGTGGACACGCCGACCGGAGCCGAGTTCGCGTTTGTCGATGCGCACGGGCAACAGCTACTCCGCGGATCGGCGAGTGCCGGACGAACCGGTGCCGATCGCATCGTCCCCGCGTGGTTCGACACGCAGTACACCGCAAAGTTGATACCCAGCGCCGAAGGACCGCACTACGACATCAGCCGGCTGGTCCAGATTCCCTTCCGGCTCGAGGCAGCTGGTCCGCTCCGCACCGGAGGTGCCACCGTCGAGTGGCTCGAATCATCCAGTGACCCTTTGTATCTACTCACACAATGTGCTGCACCGATCGCCGTGTGGGGGGTGGCGCAGCTCGATATCGACTATGGCACCTATGTGGCTGAACTGGCCCCGTCCGACATCCCTGTCATGGGTTCACCGCGATGGTGA